The following are encoded in a window of Colletotrichum lupini chromosome 3, complete sequence genomic DNA:
- a CDS encoding MIP family channel protein, which yields MWSSFTVAIKPLLVTSICLIQSIQCLKTVEIPFTRMADPNSNFVASMQISVGSPPQQVLAIFDTGSSDLWVPQLNSRLCKDRLATCTASNGRNSSVSGAFDNAKSTTFNANRSPFEATYANGVEIQGTFMSESVTVGNTSISNNTMGLGQTGKLTSPLIAILGVGPSSSEASVLANNAKPYTNFPENLKAQGLTKSLAYSVYLNDFRSPTGSVVFGGMDTAKFTGQMQMIPLVGQKLFKSNDFIVPWTSFSFSADKNAKPTAIGGNNFPPVLVDTGNPSLSFPPKILDLIGPAINIQTLQDGTKALKCSSGDSGAKFNFEFQTAKVEVPLSMIFIPLMKNGAPVTDKSGSSLCTLPLEPIDSNVASFGAPMLSAVYTVFDLENKQLGMAQAKLNESASNIEEFVPANPSKGTAKRPQAQSVTNPPTSFGIRSNQLAIKQTHEDMSPASSIHDPGESQPLLSRHRRRTGTFQLPSFNGQRLVSPLSMRRASLQEVHPHHEDVEPVLPAAPVAAHQETRLHKPQWALSDRPPNTWAQIRHYWREEFAEFWGTFMILLFGAGVECETRLNYQSADIRENAGDFLQCRLAWAAGVAMAVWMSGGVSGGHCNPTVTVVLALFRGFPWRKVPGFLAAQVLGATFASLAVYLNYSTSIAEYEGGAARTLIGEHATAGLFFTFPKSGLPYAGAFYTEFLASAALVAIVFALADKNNLSPPKGTQPFAMFLALLAIGSALGINTGYAMNGARDTGPRIALAIVGYGSDVFTHDSYYWLWAPWAAAIVGGIAGACVYDGFIYTGRDSPFNIPRKEDD from the exons ATGTGGTCGTCTTTCACGGTTGCGATAAAGCCGTTGCTGGTCACGAGCATATGCCTAATCCAGTCTATTCAATGTCTAAAGACTGTTGAGATCCCCTTCACCCGCATGGCCGACCCTAACAGCAACTTCGTTGCATCGATGCAAATCTCGGTTGGATCTCCACCGCAACAAGTTTTGGCGATCTTCGACACAGGGAGCAGTGATCTCTGGGTTCCTCAGCTCAACAGCCGCCTATGCAAAGACCGCTTGGCAACATGCACCGCCAGCAACGGCAGGAACTCTAGCGTCTCAGGTGCATTTGATAACGCCAAATCAACTACCTTTAATGCCAATCGCTCTCCGTTCGAGGCTACGTACGCGAATGGTGTTGAAATTCAAGGAACCTTCATGTCAGAATCAGTCACGGTCGGCAACACATCGATCTCAAATAACACTATGGGATTGGGTCAGACTGGCAAGCTGACATCACCCCTGATTGCCATCCTGGGCGTCGGCCCCTCGAGCTCAGAGGCGTCCGTTCTCGCCAATAATGCTAAGCCGTACACGAACTTTCCAGAAAATCTCAAAGCCCAGGGGCTCACCAAGTCGCTGGCTTACAGTGTATACTTGAATGATTTCA GGTCGCCTACTGGAAGCGTCGTGTTTGGCGGGATGGACACTGCCAAGTTCACAGGACAAATGCAGATGATCCCTCTCGTTGGACAGAAGCTATTCAAATCGAATGACTTCATCGTGCCTTGGacttccttctccttctcggcAGACAAGAATGCCAAACCAACTGCAATTGGGGGAAACAACTTCCCACCCGTCCTCGTTGATACTGGCAACCCATCCTTATCCTTCCCACCAAAGATATTGGATCTAATCGGACCGGCTATCAATATCCAAACACTACAGGATGGAACGAAGGCATTGAAGTGCAGCAGCGGCGATTCGGGTGCCAAGTTCAACTTCGAGTTCCAGACGGCCAAGGTCGAGGTCCCTCTGTCGATGATCTTCATCCCCCTCATGAAGAACGGGGCACCCGTCACCGACAAGAGTGGCAGTTCCCTGTGCACACTTCCGTTAGAACCCATTGACAGTAACGTAGCATCTTTTGGTGCGCCTATGCTTTCGGCTGTGTACACGGTCTTTGATCTTGAGAACAAACAGCTCGGAATGGCACAGGCTAAACTAAACGAGTCAGCATCAAACATCGAGGAATTTGTGCCAGCCAACCCATCGAAGGGAACAGCCAAACGGCCACAAGCGCAAAGT GTGACAAACCCGCCGACATCTTTTGGCATCAGATCCAACCAGCTTGCCATAAAACAGACTCACGAGGATATGTCTCCCGCGTCATCGATTCACGATCCAGGCGAAAGCCAGCCGCTCCTCTCGAGGCATCGACGACGCACCGGCACATTCCAACTGCCATCATTCAATGGCCAGCGACTCGTGTCGCCCCTATCCATGCGACGTGCCTCCCTACAGGAGGTTCACCCACATCACGAAGACGTCGAGCCAGTACTGCCGGCCGCGCCAGTCGCCGCCCACCAAGAGACGCGCCTACACAAGCCGCAATGGGCGCTTAGTGACAGGCCACCAAACACATGGGCCCAAATCCGTCATTACTGGCGGGAGGAATTTGC TGAATTCTGGGGTACCTTCATGATCTTGCTCTTTGGAGCAGGTGTGGAATGCGAGACGCGTCTGAATTACCAGTCGGCCGACATCCGCGAAAATGCTGGTGACTTTTTGCAGTGCCGCCTGGCCTGGGCCGCCGGCGTGGCTATGGCCGTATGGATGTCCGGTGGCGTATCAGGTGGACACTGCAACCCAACCGTGACAGTTGTCCTCGCCCTTTTCCGCGGCTTCCCCTGGCGCAAAGTGCCCGGCTTCTTGGCTGCGCAGGTCTTGGGTGCTACCTTCGCCAGTCTTGCCGTCTATCTGAACTACTCCACCAGCATTGCAGAGTACGAGGGCGGCGCTGCCCGCACTTTGATCGGGGAACATGCCACTGCCGGTCTCTTCTTCACCTTTCCCAAGTCTGGACTTCCTTATGCCGGCGCCTTTTACACCGAGTTCCTTGCCTCGGCCGCGCTGGTGGCTATCGTGTTTGCTCTGGCTGACAAGAACAACCTATCGCCGCCAAAGGGCACGCAACCCTTTGCTATGTTCTTGGCTTTGCTGGCCATCGGCTCCGCCTTGGGCATTAACACTGGGTACGCCATGAATGGTGCCAGAGATACTGGTCCACGTATTGCGTTGGCTATCGTTGGCTATGGCTCGGATGTCTTCACTCATGACTCTTACTACTGGCTGTGGGCGCCTTGGGCTGCTGCTATTGTTGGTGGTATCGCGGGTGCTTGCGTGTATGATGGATTCATCTACACTGGGCGTGACTCTCCGTTCAACATCCCGAGGAAGGAAGATGACTGA